In Flavobacterium sp. N1736, the following are encoded in one genomic region:
- a CDS encoding ferritin-like domain-containing protein — protein sequence MKNSEKPTDSKANPAKSDKNFVQPAADAATDLRALFIDSLKDIYWAENALVGALPKMAANATAASLSTAILEHHAVTKNQVARLEKVFDVLGEKAEGKKCEAMAGLLKEGDSILEETAPGAVRDAGIIAASQKIEHYEIATYGTLCAFAKTLGENDAAKLLTQTLAEEKEADCLLNDVALNNVNIVAAE from the coding sequence ATGAAAAATTCAGAAAAACCAACTGATAGCAAGGCTAATCCTGCTAAAAGTGATAAAAATTTTGTACAACCTGCAGCTGATGCAGCTACAGATTTAAGAGCCTTATTTATTGACAGCCTTAAAGATATTTACTGGGCAGAAAATGCTCTTGTTGGCGCGTTGCCTAAAATGGCGGCAAATGCAACAGCGGCAAGTCTTTCAACGGCTATTTTAGAACATCATGCCGTGACTAAAAACCAAGTGGCAAGACTTGAAAAGGTTTTTGATGTTTTGGGAGAAAAAGCAGAAGGAAAAAAATGCGAAGCGATGGCGGGACTTTTAAAAGAAGGCGACAGCATTCTTGAAGAAACTGCGCCGGGAGCTGTTAGAGATGCCGGAATTATTGCAGCATCTCAAAAAATAGAACATTATGAAATTGCTACTTATGGTACGTTATGCGCCTTTGCAAAAACGCTTGGTGAAAACGACGCAGCAAAATTATTAACGCAAACGCTTGCCGAAGAAAAAGAAGCGGATTGTTTGCTTAATGACGTTGCGCTAAATAACGTAAATATTGTAGCGGCAGAATAA
- a CDS encoding zinc-dependent alcohol dehydrogenase: MKAAVIHGPGSVQYDTVDDPKLIEKDDIILKVTSTAICGSDLHIYSGGLPQPRPMVLGHEFMGIVEETGSMVTHLKKGDRVVVPFPIACGNCFFCNHDVPGNCEHSNPENYGPEGGILTEKGGALFGYTDLYGGYDGGQSQYVRVPYANYGPRVVPDNLTDEEVLFLTDIFPTGYTGVDWGEVKGGETVAIFGSGPVGIMAAKSAWLRGAAQVIVVDTLQYRLDKAKAASGCTTILWEDGAKEVVEQIRALTQGRGADVCIDAVGFEPDRNFADRIKATINFEKGSTKVLEACMSAVRRSGIVSVLGVYPVNYDNFPLGQFFDKGIILKGGQAPAHKHIDKLLEYVVQGKVKLDDIITHRMPLSQISDAYNIFNKREDGCVKVVLDPWK; this comes from the coding sequence ATGAAAGCAGCTGTTATACACGGGCCCGGATCGGTACAATATGATACCGTAGATGATCCAAAACTAATTGAGAAAGATGATATTATTTTAAAAGTGACTTCGACCGCCATTTGCGGTTCTGATCTTCACATTTATTCGGGCGGACTTCCGCAGCCAAGGCCAATGGTTCTTGGGCATGAATTTATGGGAATTGTAGAAGAAACTGGATCTATGGTTACGCACCTTAAAAAAGGAGATCGCGTAGTTGTTCCTTTTCCTATTGCGTGTGGAAATTGTTTTTTCTGTAATCACGATGTTCCCGGAAATTGTGAGCACAGTAATCCTGAAAATTATGGTCCGGAAGGTGGAATATTGACAGAAAAAGGCGGCGCATTATTTGGTTATACAGATTTGTATGGCGGATATGATGGCGGACAATCACAATATGTTCGTGTTCCGTATGCCAATTATGGACCTAGAGTGGTTCCTGATAATTTAACAGATGAAGAAGTTTTATTTCTTACCGATATTTTCCCTACAGGATATACGGGAGTAGATTGGGGAGAAGTAAAAGGCGGCGAAACGGTGGCAATATTTGGGTCTGGTCCTGTTGGAATTATGGCTGCCAAAAGTGCGTGGCTTCGTGGCGCCGCACAAGTAATCGTGGTTGATACGTTGCAATATCGATTGGATAAGGCAAAAGCAGCTTCAGGATGTACAACCATACTTTGGGAAGACGGCGCTAAGGAAGTTGTAGAGCAAATTCGTGCTTTAACTCAGGGACGTGGTGCCGATGTTTGTATCGACGCTGTTGGTTTTGAACCGGATCGTAATTTTGCAGACCGTATCAAAGCGACTATTAATTTTGAAAAAGGATCAACAAAGGTTTTAGAAGCTTGTATGAGCGCGGTTAGACGAAGCGGTATTGTTTCTGTATTAGGCGTTTATCCTGTTAATTATGATAATTTTCCTCTGGGACAATTTTTTGATAAAGGGATAATTTTAAAAGGCGGACAAGCTCCGGCGCACAAACATATCGATAAATTATTAGAATATGTAGTGCAGGGAAAAGTAAAACTTGACGATATTATTACCCACAGAATGCCATTATCACAAATTTCAGATGCTTATAATATTTTTAATAAGCGTGAAGATGGTTGTGTAAAAGTGGTACTCGATCCTTGGAAGTAA
- a CDS encoding SRPBCC family protein, producing the protein MDIAATSQKEVSNSGTSKLKKNVSALERILMVTSGGYLLYKGLSKNDKSIAKIGSGGAMLLRGLSGYCPVYDAVDHLKNDKASNVNIRVNSIINKPIDEVYNFWRDFENLPKFMSHIESVKPISYTTSKWTAKGPAGIGKLSWKAEIIKDEKNRLISWNSLPDSSVKNAGKVVFRPSGNGTEIIVTISYHAPLGIAGESAAKLLNPYFEKLVKDDIINFKSYLESL; encoded by the coding sequence ATGGATATAGCAGCAACATCTCAAAAAGAAGTTTCAAACTCTGGAACTTCAAAACTTAAAAAAAACGTTTCGGCACTCGAAAGAATCTTAATGGTTACCAGCGGCGGTTATCTTTTGTATAAAGGTTTATCGAAAAATGATAAAAGTATCGCAAAAATAGGTTCTGGAGGCGCTATGCTTTTACGCGGGCTTTCAGGATATTGCCCTGTATATGATGCCGTAGATCATCTTAAAAATGATAAAGCTTCGAATGTAAATATTAGAGTTAACAGCATCATTAACAAACCAATAGATGAAGTTTACAACTTTTGGCGTGATTTCGAAAACTTACCAAAGTTTATGAGTCATATTGAATCTGTAAAACCGATAAGTTATACAACTTCTAAATGGACAGCAAAAGGACCTGCGGGAATTGGAAAACTGAGCTGGAAAGCCGAAATAATCAAAGATGAAAAAAACAGACTTATTAGCTGGAATTCATTACCGGATTCATCTGTAAAAAATGCCGGAAAAGTGGTTTTCAGACCAAGTGGAAATGGCACAGAAATTATTGTTACGATTTCTTATCATGCACCTCTGGGAATTGCCGGCGAAAGCGCTGCGAAACTTCTTAATCCGTATTTTGAAAAACTGGTAAAAGATGATATTATCAACTTTAAATCGTATTTAGAATCTCTTTAG
- a CDS encoding glycoside hydrolase family 2 protein produces the protein MKKIIILCFTILVIGKMIAQEVPLVSNISSRNNINLNGKWSYIVDPLENGYYDYRLMPFKNNGFFENKAFSTSELVEYNFATSATMDIPSDWNSKDERLFFYEGTVWFEKDFSYKKDSKTKGILYFGAVNYDAKVYVNGKFAGSHIGGYTPFNFDVTNLLVDGNNFVVVKVDNKRHKDNVPTVNMDWWNYGGITRDVILAQVPNTYIEDYLVQLDKKDKNKISGWVKLNTESANQSLSVNIPELKIKKNITTDAKGMAYFEIKTTPVLWTPEKPKLYEVTINKADENITDKIGFRTIETKGKEILLNGKKVFLRGISIHEEAPYRSGRAWSQEDAVTLLTWAKELGCNYVRLAHYPHNENMVKEAEKMGLMIWSEVPVYWTISWTNPDTYANAERQLHDMVYRDKNRCGIIIWSIANETPHGDDRDIFLSKLSKYARTQDNSRLISMAMEVTKSPNNVNTLHDNMNEYVDIVSFNQYVGWYRGTNESCKDMQWVIPYNKPVIISEFGGEALQGRHGDKTERWTEEYQEELYKQNTQMFNRIEGLAGVSPWILVDFRSPRRQLPNIQDFFNRKGLISSAGIKKKAFYVMKDWYTQKEEEYK, from the coding sequence ATGAAAAAAATAATAATACTGTGTTTTACCATTTTGGTTATAGGAAAAATGATAGCGCAGGAAGTTCCGCTAGTATCCAATATTTCATCGCGAAACAACATTAACTTAAACGGAAAATGGAGTTATATTGTAGATCCGCTCGAAAACGGCTATTATGATTATCGTCTTATGCCGTTTAAAAACAATGGATTTTTCGAAAATAAAGCTTTTTCAACGTCAGAATTGGTTGAATATAATTTTGCGACTTCGGCAACTATGGATATTCCTTCGGACTGGAATAGTAAAGATGAAAGATTGTTTTTTTATGAAGGAACGGTTTGGTTTGAGAAAGATTTCAGTTATAAAAAAGATTCAAAAACGAAAGGAATTCTTTATTTCGGAGCCGTTAATTATGATGCTAAAGTATATGTAAACGGCAAATTTGCCGGAAGTCATATTGGTGGTTATACGCCATTTAATTTTGATGTGACCAATCTTTTAGTCGACGGCAATAATTTTGTGGTTGTAAAAGTCGACAACAAACGTCATAAAGATAATGTGCCAACGGTAAATATGGATTGGTGGAATTATGGTGGAATTACGAGAGATGTAATTTTGGCGCAGGTTCCCAACACATATATTGAAGATTATTTGGTTCAGTTGGATAAAAAAGATAAAAACAAAATTTCGGGTTGGGTAAAACTGAATACAGAATCTGCAAATCAATCGCTGTCGGTTAACATTCCAGAATTAAAAATCAAGAAAAACATTACCACAGATGCAAAAGGAATGGCTTATTTTGAAATAAAAACAACCCCTGTTTTATGGACGCCCGAAAAACCAAAGTTATATGAAGTAACGATTAATAAAGCCGATGAAAATATTACGGATAAAATTGGTTTTAGAACTATTGAAACCAAAGGAAAAGAGATTTTGTTAAACGGAAAAAAAGTCTTTTTACGCGGTATCAGTATTCACGAAGAAGCACCTTACAGATCAGGACGAGCGTGGTCGCAGGAAGATGCCGTTACTTTATTAACGTGGGCAAAAGAGTTAGGATGTAATTATGTTCGTTTGGCGCATTATCCGCATAACGAAAATATGGTAAAAGAAGCCGAAAAAATGGGCTTGATGATTTGGTCTGAAGTTCCGGTTTACTGGACAATTTCATGGACAAATCCTGATACGTATGCCAATGCAGAACGCCAGTTGCACGACATGGTTTACAGGGATAAAAACCGTTGCGGAATCATAATCTGGTCTATAGCAAACGAAACACCGCATGGCGATGACAGGGATATTTTTCTGAGCAAACTGTCTAAATATGCCCGTACACAAGACAATTCCCGCTTAATAAGTATGGCTATGGAAGTAACTAAAAGCCCAAATAATGTCAATACATTGCACGATAATATGAATGAATATGTTGATATTGTTAGTTTTAATCAATATGTAGGCTGGTACAGAGGAACGAACGAATCCTGCAAAGACATGCAATGGGTAATTCCGTATAATAAACCTGTTATTATTAGTGAATTTGGAGGTGAGGCTTTACAAGGGCGACATGGTGATAAAACCGAGCGCTGGACTGAGGAATATCAGGAAGAATTGTACAAACAAAATACACAAATGTTCAACCGAATTGAAGGTTTGGCAGGAGTTTCTCCGTGGATATTGGTTGACTTTAGATCGCCGAGAAGACAGCTTCCTAATATTCAGGACTTTTTTAATCGTAAAGGATTGATTTCTAGCGCAGGAATAAAGAAAAAAGCTTTTTATGTCATGAAAGATTGGTATACACAAAAAGAAGAAGAATATAAGTAA
- a CDS encoding endo-1,4-beta-xylanase, with product MTTKQIIFGVLSAFVFASCSNDEKVVFIYADETPVNPPVQATLKEKAKFKIGAAVKMKDLQGEVNYKNAVVKHYSQITAEYEMKMASIWTSSTVYNWTAADYLVNFAKDNNMEIHGHTLIWYDSFPDWFKNAKYDSIAFEAKVKIYITDVVGRYKGKVKSWDVANEVFADGGALREESVIKTVFKDPIGFYGRCFQYARAADPDAKLFYNDYSVVLDAGKRTAIKKMVTRFKAKGYPIDGLGDQFHYANDTNKQTMKTGFTDLASTGLLIHISELDIKVNTGKSDSYVFTDAEAQKQSETYQYITSMYEELPQNQKFAITTWGVTDKYTWLTAFWHPKEYPLLLDNDYNKKPAYQGFLAGLK from the coding sequence ATGACAACGAAACAAATTATATTTGGCGTACTATCTGCCTTCGTATTTGCCTCTTGCAGCAATGACGAAAAAGTAGTTTTTATTTATGCAGATGAAACTCCGGTTAATCCGCCAGTGCAGGCAACTTTAAAAGAAAAAGCGAAATTTAAAATTGGCGCGGCAGTAAAAATGAAGGATTTACAGGGCGAAGTCAATTACAAAAATGCCGTCGTAAAACATTACAGCCAAATTACTGCAGAATATGAAATGAAAATGGCGAGTATTTGGACTTCTTCAACGGTTTATAACTGGACAGCAGCCGATTATCTGGTGAATTTTGCCAAAGATAATAACATGGAAATACACGGACATACCTTGATTTGGTACGATTCATTTCCGGATTGGTTTAAAAATGCAAAATACGATTCGATTGCATTTGAGGCAAAAGTGAAAATCTACATTACTGATGTCGTTGGACGTTATAAAGGCAAAGTAAAAAGCTGGGATGTAGCCAACGAAGTTTTTGCAGACGGCGGCGCTTTACGAGAAGAAAGCGTTATAAAAACAGTTTTTAAAGATCCGATAGGTTTTTACGGAAGATGTTTTCAATATGCCAGAGCCGCAGATCCTGATGCAAAATTATTTTACAATGATTACAGCGTGGTTTTAGATGCCGGAAAAAGAACTGCCATCAAAAAAATGGTAACCAGATTTAAAGCAAAAGGATATCCAATTGATGGTTTAGGCGATCAGTTTCATTATGCGAACGACACCAATAAACAAACCATGAAAACCGGTTTTACAGATCTTGCCAGCACCGGATTACTAATTCATATTTCAGAATTAGATATTAAGGTTAATACCGGTAAATCAGATTCGTATGTTTTTACAGATGCCGAAGCGCAGAAACAGTCAGAAACGTATCAATACATCACATCGATGTATGAAGAACTGCCACAAAATCAAAAATTTGCGATTACAACCTGGGGCGTAACAGATAAATATACGTGGCTTACCGCATTTTGGCATCCAAAAGAATATCCGTTGTTATTGGATAATGATTATAATAAAAAGCCCGCATATCAGGGATTTCTGGCAGGTTTAAAATAA
- a CDS encoding RagB/SusD family nutrient uptake outer membrane protein has product MKNINFLFVLIFLFSLSLTSCEDFLEETVKDQIAVDYIYSTPAGLEVGVNALYNQMRYYNLPSGDNNDLWANVFFMAATDLGLHRTWNTPYGTGHNPASFTGSKWIQGYKIIDRCSAIITSARSINMDENAKKRLVAQARVIRGELYLDLKQMYGGILIDTIPTTPENINDVVEYKVASDADVYTLIDGDLDYAIANLPYKVDPGRYGQGVARHIRGKSALWQQDWAGAAAQFDAIINDGTHALVPLAEVWGQNANHKEALFTYQKDFLLGPNDNLAGGGGSWLSSVFTQRTYELNPAELIQDVAYGGQALGWFYPNNYLKSLYDQTNDLRFKTYYYSDNYLDYKINVAGNPKFGQPITNPAIAAPNGNYRAWHWSLKKYHDTEKLPMTSDSYKDYMYYRLAETYLLASEAYHNLGNDTKALQYLNKVRRRGYTGDPLSTNNTYDITTWTINNYLDESARELAFENNRWFLLKRLGLLVERQNLYFRSSPSGTISGEVPLRMTPAMVNMPIPQSQIDLMGKPAGFNVGY; this is encoded by the coding sequence ATGAAAAATATAAATTTTCTATTTGTTTTGATATTCCTGTTTTCTTTAAGCCTTACTTCATGCGAAGATTTTCTTGAAGAAACCGTAAAAGATCAGATTGCAGTAGATTATATCTACAGTACACCCGCCGGTTTAGAGGTTGGCGTAAATGCGCTTTACAATCAAATGAGATATTATAATCTGCCATCTGGTGATAATAATGATTTGTGGGCCAATGTATTTTTTATGGCAGCGACAGATTTAGGATTGCACAGAACCTGGAATACGCCTTATGGAACAGGTCATAATCCGGCATCTTTTACCGGATCAAAATGGATTCAGGGTTATAAAATTATCGACAGATGTTCTGCGATTATTACTTCGGCAAGATCTATAAATATGGATGAAAATGCCAAGAAAAGATTAGTAGCGCAGGCGCGTGTTATAAGAGGCGAATTATATTTGGACTTAAAACAAATGTACGGCGGAATCTTAATCGATACCATTCCAACAACTCCGGAAAACATTAACGATGTTGTAGAATATAAAGTAGCCAGCGATGCCGATGTTTATACATTAATCGACGGAGATCTTGATTATGCAATTGCCAATCTTCCGTACAAAGTAGATCCGGGACGTTATGGTCAGGGCGTTGCAAGACACATTCGCGGAAAAAGTGCTTTATGGCAGCAGGACTGGGCAGGAGCAGCAGCTCAATTTGATGCGATTATAAATGATGGTACACATGCTTTGGTGCCATTAGCAGAAGTTTGGGGACAAAATGCCAATCATAAAGAAGCACTTTTTACCTATCAAAAAGACTTTTTATTAGGACCAAATGACAATTTAGCCGGAGGTGGCGGTTCTTGGTTAAGCAGTGTTTTTACACAAAGAACGTACGAATTAAATCCAGCCGAACTTATTCAGGATGTGGCTTACGGCGGACAAGCTTTAGGATGGTTTTATCCCAATAATTATTTGAAATCACTTTACGATCAAACCAACGATTTAAGATTTAAAACCTATTATTATTCAGATAATTATTTAGACTATAAAATTAACGTTGCCGGAAACCCAAAATTTGGTCAGCCCATTACAAACCCAGCAATTGCAGCGCCAAACGGCAATTACAGAGCGTGGCACTGGAGTTTGAAAAAATACCATGATACAGAAAAACTGCCAATGACTTCAGACAGTTACAAAGATTATATGTATTACAGACTGGCCGAAACTTATTTATTGGCATCAGAGGCGTATCATAATTTGGGTAATGATACAAAAGCCCTGCAATATCTTAATAAAGTAAGAAGGAGAGGGTATACCGGAGATCCGTTAAGTACAAATAACACGTATGATATTACAACCTGGACCATAAATAATTATTTAGACGAATCAGCCAGAGAACTTGCTTTTGAAAACAACAGATGGTTTTTACTAAAAAGATTAGGACTTCTGGTAGAAAGACAAAATTTATATTTCCGTTCAAGTCCGTCAGGAACAATTTCCGGAGAAGTTCCTTTAAGAATGACTCCGGCGATGGTAAATATGCCAATTCCGCAAAGTCAGATTGATTTAATGGGAAAACCTGCAGGATTTAATGTAGGATATTAA
- a CDS encoding SusC/RagA family TonB-linked outer membrane protein, with protein MKNNKHVKMLFLGGNYLKLILTLFMCILAINVNAQESLISGKVTDNTGMPLPGVNVHAKGSTKGTQTDFDGNFSMSVPLKSVLVFSFIGMDEVSVETENKKNLKVTLKPSSQTLDEIVVVGYGTKKKSDVISSVASVKPNDLLKVATSDVGEMLRGKAAGVQVTLADGGPGSSSSIQIRGKKSINGSNEPIVIADGIVIGSINDINANDIASLEILKDAAAQSIYGARASNGVILITTKRGKTGKARIAYNGFSGVQTVNRNFDIYSGEEFAQLKREAYRTSNNGVYRPDNQVFSPLELESVQSGKYIDWEKYIMRTGVTNNHSISVSSGTDKSSIFTSVNYINTTGVIPNSDFEKVAMRINVDQRVTDWLKIGMNASLQFSESNNPNSGNVLNNAISNDSRVGNIISNSITTSPLGRIYNDDGTYRQLPGGIQETPNPLIDIYETRINELNRNDIANVFLDINILKGLTYKLNTSRRSWNYKGLAYNTSKSLSGIANSGQGNGSIMYKDNVEYQLSNIFNYNFKVAEKNHFATTAVYEITSSEYSDFKNTASRIPSDILGIYGLESAFLNTPEIAASERSLVSFAGKLEYDFDNKYYFTVSGRADGSSVFGKNNKWGYFPAVNAAWNVYKEEFITEHVPVISNLKLRASYGKVGNQPQNPYQSMATANQRDYIINGVKVSGYVPGNQLSNPDLKWETSTQLNLAVDFGLFKNRLSGTVEVYNTDTSDLLIYETLNANTGYTTKLSNLGKVNNKGLEVTLNGELIKKKDFSLNLGATFTKNKNSIVSIYGKDANGDGKEDDAVGNLWFIGKPIDVYYQYKSVGIYQIGENIPVVTGTTLLPGDIKLYNANTANGANPNPDEDRVITSKMPDWFGTFSLSMKYKRFDFSADIYTVQGITKDNAYLYGYVQGGSLRGVKNGIKQDYWTPENPGGNWPRPRDGSDPPYMYTLGLQDASYVRLQNVSAGFTLPENTLKSLGLTTLRLYVTGSNLITITDFQSYSPEKNVGDYPEPVTCVIGLQLGF; from the coding sequence ATGAAAAACAACAAACATGTAAAGATGCTTTTTCTTGGAGGGAATTACCTAAAATTAATCTTAACCCTTTTTATGTGTATTCTCGCCATAAACGTGAATGCGCAGGAAAGTTTAATTTCCGGAAAAGTAACAGACAATACAGGAATGCCCTTACCAGGCGTAAATGTACATGCCAAAGGATCAACAAAAGGAACACAAACTGATTTTGACGGTAATTTCAGTATGAGCGTTCCATTAAAAAGCGTACTCGTTTTTTCTTTTATCGGAATGGACGAAGTTTCTGTAGAAACAGAAAATAAAAAGAATTTAAAAGTGACTTTAAAACCAAGTTCACAAACGCTGGACGAAATAGTGGTGGTAGGTTACGGTACAAAAAAGAAAAGCGACGTAATAAGTTCTGTAGCATCGGTTAAACCAAATGATCTGCTAAAAGTTGCAACTTCGGATGTTGGTGAAATGCTTCGAGGAAAAGCCGCCGGAGTTCAGGTTACTCTTGCCGATGGAGGTCCGGGAAGTTCATCTTCAATTCAGATTAGAGGAAAAAAATCGATTAACGGAAGCAATGAACCAATCGTAATTGCAGATGGTATAGTTATAGGAAGTATCAATGATATTAATGCAAATGATATCGCTTCTTTAGAAATTCTGAAAGATGCCGCCGCACAATCGATATACGGAGCAAGAGCATCAAACGGTGTAATTTTAATTACCACCAAAAGAGGAAAAACAGGAAAGGCAAGAATTGCTTACAACGGTTTCTCTGGAGTGCAGACGGTAAATAGAAATTTTGACATTTACAGCGGTGAAGAATTTGCGCAGCTAAAAAGAGAAGCGTACAGAACCAGTAATAACGGAGTTTACAGACCAGACAATCAGGTTTTTTCTCCGCTTGAATTAGAATCAGTTCAGTCGGGAAAATACATAGATTGGGAAAAATATATTATGAGAACCGGAGTTACCAATAATCATAGTATTAGTGTTTCTTCGGGAACAGATAAGTCAAGTATTTTTACCAGTGTTAATTACATCAATACTACAGGTGTAATACCAAACAGTGACTTTGAAAAAGTGGCAATGAGAATTAATGTCGATCAAAGAGTTACAGATTGGCTAAAAATAGGAATGAATGCTTCACTTCAGTTTTCAGAATCTAATAATCCAAACTCAGGAAATGTTTTAAATAATGCGATTTCAAACGATTCAAGAGTAGGAAATATTATAAGCAATTCTATTACGACATCGCCATTAGGCAGAATTTACAATGATGACGGTACGTACCGCCAATTACCGGGCGGAATACAGGAAACACCAAATCCGCTGATTGATATTTACGAAACCAGAATAAATGAGTTAAATAGAAATGATATTGCGAATGTTTTTTTGGATATCAACATCTTAAAAGGACTTACATATAAACTGAACACGAGTAGAAGATCGTGGAATTATAAAGGATTGGCTTATAATACTTCGAAATCACTTTCGGGAATTGCTAATTCCGGACAGGGAAACGGAAGTATTATGTATAAAGATAATGTAGAATATCAATTGAGTAATATTTTCAATTATAATTTTAAAGTTGCCGAAAAAAATCATTTCGCCACAACCGCAGTTTACGAAATAACATCATCTGAATATAGTGATTTCAAAAATACAGCAAGCAGAATTCCGAGTGATATTCTTGGAATATATGGTTTAGAAAGTGCTTTTTTGAACACACCGGAAATTGCAGCAAGCGAAAGATCTTTAGTTTCATTTGCCGGAAAATTAGAATATGACTTTGATAACAAATATTATTTTACCGTTTCCGGAAGAGCGGACGGTTCATCTGTATTTGGAAAAAATAATAAATGGGGATATTTCCCTGCTGTAAATGCGGCGTGGAATGTTTATAAAGAAGAATTTATAACAGAACATGTTCCTGTAATCAGTAATTTAAAATTAAGAGCCAGTTATGGTAAAGTGGGGAATCAGCCTCAAAATCCGTATCAAAGTATGGCAACGGCAAACCAAAGAGATTATATTATTAATGGTGTAAAAGTATCCGGTTATGTTCCGGGAAATCAATTATCAAATCCTGATTTAAAATGGGAAACTTCAACCCAATTAAACCTTGCCGTAGATTTTGGTTTATTCAAAAACAGATTAAGCGGTACCGTTGAGGTTTATAATACAGACACATCTGATTTATTGATTTACGAAACATTAAATGCCAATACAGGATATACAACCAAATTATCGAATCTTGGTAAAGTCAACAATAAAGGTCTTGAAGTGACTTTGAATGGAGAACTTATCAAAAAGAAAGATTTTAGTCTGAATCTTGGCGCAACCTTCACAAAAAACAAAAACAGCATCGTAAGTATCTATGGAAAAGATGCCAACGGAGACGGAAAAGAAGATGATGCCGTTGGAAATTTATGGTTTATTGGTAAACCAATCGATGTGTATTACCAATACAAATCCGTTGGAATTTATCAAATTGGCGAAAATATTCCTGTAGTTACCGGAACAACATTATTGCCGGGAGATATCAAATTATACAATGCAAATACCGCAAACGGAGCTAACCCAAATCCTGACGAAGACCGTGTGATAACATCAAAAATGCCGGATTGGTTTGGTACATTTTCATTAAGCATGAAATACAAGCGTTTCGACTTCTCTGCAGATATTTATACTGTTCAGGGTATTACTAAAGATAACGCTTATTTATACGGCTACGTTCAGGGAGGATCTTTAAGAGGCGTTAAAAATGGTATAAAACAAGATTATTGGACACCTGAAAACCCGGGCGGAAACTGGCCAAGACCAAGAGACGGAAGCGATCCGCCTTATATGTACACTTTAGGCTTGCAAGATGCATCTTACGTAAGACTGCAAAATGTATCGGCAGGTTTTACCTTGCCTGAAAATACCCTTAAATCATTAGGTTTAACTACGCTGAGACTTTACGTAACAGGAAGTAATTTAATCACCATTACAGATTTTCAATCGTACAGTCCGGAGAAAAATGTAGGCGATTATCCGGAACCCGTTACTTGTGTTATAGGTTTACAACTTGGTTTTTAA